Genomic window (Grus americana isolate bGruAme1 chromosome 10, bGruAme1.mat, whole genome shotgun sequence):
ACAAAATCTTGCAGTCATGGTCCAGCCTCTCCCCACGTCGGAACCTCCTGCTTCATTTGGTGGATTTGCTTCTGTAGTTCATCTCTGTCCAGCTTCATTTTCGCTTCTAGAACTTGCCGTAGAGACCCAATGCTCTCATAGATAGCTGCAAATCCTAATTGCAGGTGAGAATTAAATTAGCTCATAATCAAAAGCAAGAGCATCACATAACTACTATCAGAATGAGCTTCCTACCATAACACTCTGCTTTACAGTAGGAAGACAGCAaaagttctgaagaaaaataggacTGTAATTGAGTGCTGATGGCAAAAATGTCCCCAGTCTATCTCAGCCAAACTGTACCTATGTATGCTCTGGGGAGAGCACTTCGAAGCTGATAAGATGTTACCTCTTGTTGCTGTGAATTTCGTACTTAgtgaaaatccttttttaatGCCACAGGTGCAGCCATTACATCTGGCCCGAATTTAAACTACTTCAATACAAGCAAAGGTATTTTGCATATTATTATAGGTCAATAGATGTTACCACAATTCAGAATAAAGAACTTTATTGTCCTACCAGCATTAacttcagctttcatttcttttatatcTTCGTTTATCTCATTTTGAAGCTTGCCAATGCgaatatttatcttttcttcagtctgttttgcttcatGTGCTTCCATTGCtatcttctgtatttcttctattttgtcAATTTTCTCTGCCATTTGGTTGAATTTCATCTCTATAGCTCTTTCACTCATTTCCTGGAGCCGGGAAAAAGAGTTTTAATGATTTATTCTGCGTAAGAAGTTAGCGTTCTTTACCAAATATGCAACAGATGTTGATTAATCATCTTTCATGTGGAATTCAAAGATGTAAGGAATTCTAATCTTTTATAAAATGGTTTAAACTGACTTGATGACTGAAGGCTAAAATACTGATCTATTTAGAGGTGATCAGATTTATTTGAAGTCTCCCAGGCTGTGGGGATGTTATACTTGACATCAGTGAAAAGAGTTATACAAATATTGAGGAGGTCTGAAAATCTCGCTCAAATAATATCTCAGTTACATCATCTTAGTTATTAATAatgcttttgaatatttcctGAGAAGTATTATTAggatattttaatgaaacttaCAGTGTTTTCCTTAAAAGTCAATGAGAGTTGGTCAATTTTTTGCACAAGCTCTTTTTCAATCCTTTCATGTTCCTGTTCCAACCAGCTGCGTGCAGACAAAATCTGGCTGCTGAGTTCCTCAATAGCGTTTTTTAATCTAAGAGCATAGTAGAAATTAGCAGatagaaaagagcagaaattttGGTCATTCAGCAGTGACTTTTTATGAACgtgttcataaaaaaaaattaatgatgaTTTAATACATTCTTGACACCATATCAAGGTGAATCTTGGAACTTTAAGGCTACTAAACTGGATAAGGTAacataattttagaaaataaagatgaaagcaCAACAAAATAGCAGTTACTTATACAAAACACATCACAACATTTTGGGGCATAGTAGATGCAAATTCTTTGCAGCATTGAAAACAGAATATGGTCATCCATTCAGATTATAATCTTAGTGTCCATAGGTCCTAATTCTGAACAAAGATTTGGTAACCATTTATTTTAGCAGCAATGCTGATTCGTATAGCCCACTTAGATTGCCTATACCCAGCTCAAGTTTACACCAACCAGTTGTGCCAGTGAAACTAtttatttagtctttttttccagtgaatatTTGAAATCTGGATCTGTTCTTTCATCTGGTTTGCAAATAGTTTCACTGATGTAACGGATGGGATTGCATGAGGATGGCAGTGAGCAGTAAGGAGTGAGGATGTGGATGGCTTAAGCCAGGACTGCCACTGACTGAAATGCCTGGAAAGGAGTTAATATCTGAATTGAATATATCTTTATATAAGGTTTGGCAGTAGCACAGTAGCTTATCATTAATAATTTAGGTATTTGAGTTATATACTCATATCTGAAGCCAATTTAAAGAAGTAACACTTTGTGAATGCTGTGCCTCGCTTCCTGGTTGCTTGAGTTGAACCTTTTGCCCTGCTCTTGACAGCCACCTCCAGTATTCGTTGCTTTGTACGGTTCTTGCAAAAAGGTACCGGGCCAGTCTTACAAAAATCCTTAGTTGTGTTCTTTAAACAAGTTCTGCTTGAATACTTAACTGGGGATTCAATGGGCTTTTCAAAATTGCCTAATCATGTTAGGGGCAGAATTCTTGTTGAAAGTGGGTCCCACTCGACTGTGCTTTTATAATATTTGTTGAgcacacatacatatttaaacAGGCTCATGCTTTTGTAGACCTGAGGATTACAACAGTTAAACTTGGAAAATTGAGGCCCTGTCTTCCAAGGCGCATGGCAGCAGCGAGGTTTCCCGGATACTCACTTCATATCCAGAAGGTGGAGCTGTTGGTTGCTCTCTTTGTAGGCAATCTTCAGCTTTGCTTCTTGTTGCATTATTGATTGCTCTACTCTGCTCAGAAGATGagaaatctgaaacaaaattcagaatttacTATTTTTCAACAGCATTTCATCACAGTCTCATTTGGGATGTTTTCATAACAGTAGAGGAGATCTTAAAGAAGGGCTATTTTTGCTGATATTTCAAGAATTATTGAATTTGCACAAtttactttcattaaaaatatactatCTCACAAGATGAAAGTATCAACATtgtgaaaactgcagtttttcagCCATAAAAAATTTGAGCAGTCTTCCCTTGAAAGCGTGTGACTgctccccccgcgccccccacCTTGAGACACCTGAATTTGCATGATCCTTATGTCTTCACATAAGCAGAGTAAACGCATGGCAAAGCACTCCACCAATGAATGGTATTCTTCATCGCTTCATGTGTAATGGCGACTGCAGCGATAAAAGTGCTGGATTTAACTGGGAATAGGTCATtactaacagaaaatatttctcaccaAAACAATCATCCTAGTTTTAAAAACCATACTGTTCTGTTTTACAAGATTCATTACAATATGCTCCTAGCAGGCTGGCATGCTAATATACTATACAGAGTCTTCTGAGAAAGGTAAAGTGGATTTTAACCATTTACCTACCACAAAATGAAGATGTAAAACACTTTTGTTGCCCAAGAAAATGGGAAGGCCTTGAGATGAAGAAGTGAAGAATCCTTTTCCTTAATGTCATGAGTCTCTGCTTGTATTTAGTGCTCACTTCCATTCTCAcactagttttgttttgttttgcagaccTTCAAAAATTGTGTTCAAATACATATAAAATCATCCTAGGAAGGCCAAAGCATACAGGGAGAGAGACTGATGCTTGCAttgttgtgatagtgttgtaGAGCATCCATGTCATGTTTACATTCCAACCTCAAGCAGCCATTCAGACCAGTAATCACTGACTTTTGTTCATTCCTGGAGCCCTTTCATGTGCCCTTAAATACTAGCCCCTTCTATACAGCATGCTAAAGGCAGCCAGTTGAGGACCTTTTTTCAGTTAGCCCAGTATAGTAATGCAGCTAGGTACCAATATCCAGTCTAATAAGGACTGTGAGCAGATACACCTCTCCATTTGTAAATCTGTGACCTCCCAGGACAATAGTTAACCATAATGGATTCTGTGTGAATTAGACTGTAACTCTTACCCATACATGGATGGCTTTGCTCTAAATACCATACCTGTATTTCTGCCTCTTTGATTTTAGATTCTAAGATCAGCTTGGAGGTGTGTTGGTCTTTAGTTAGGCTCTGAAGTCTTTCATACGTAATTTTATGCTCTGCAGACAGTCTGGCTAACCCAGCATCACACCTGTTTGAATACATAAATACCAAAGCAACAGCTGAATAGAATATATGGTccaggcttttaaaattatccaTTTTAGACTGGGCATTTCTGTGAAATTGCTGGCTGTCTAGCAAAACAATATCTTATGAGACTGTAAGAACGGTGAAATATCTTGTAGCATTCAGCAAACTGCTCCCAAATGGGACTAGAAGTCAAATAGTCTGACACGTACATTCCTGTCATTTTGGCACTGACATAATGTGGGTAGACTCTGTTGTTATCAGTCAGGGAAATCACATTAGAAATGCAAAGATGTAGAATTTCAATACCTTGTATTTTTGTCATGCTCCTAAAGACATCTGTTAAGGTGTGTATGATTTCACCTTTGTGATTGGAAGCCTAAATAATTGAGGaccattttttcattactgtaGCTGTGTTCCTCTGAGTTttacattcttatttttatttgtgaaatagTAGTATGCAATTAATATGTGTAGTCAACAATGTGGGGTAAATTTTACAGTTATTAGTCTTTATTTAGGTAAAACTGTAATTGAAAGCAATGGCAATTTAGTCTCACAAAAGACTATGAAATGCTGTCCTGGAACATAATTATTGTTTCCTCTCTTCACATTGGAACACTTCTTGATGCTGCAACATTTTCAGGGTAAATGTGCTATAGAATATGAGCATTTTCTACCgcatttcaaaaatactttggtCAGGTGGATGTCATCTACAGTAATACAATAAGGACATTAACTGAgctgttatatatatataagtacTGTAATTTCAGGAGTAAGACCTCTGAAGTATGAgtcatgtatatttttttttttgctaagggAAATATGTAATTGGCAATGTTACCAAATTTGATCTATGAAACTGATGGAGAACAGACAGCAGTTACAatttgagggagaaaaaggcagtCAAATGGAACAAGCTAAGGCACATTAAGTCATTACCTAAACCAATGACGTATTTTAACCTCTTTTTAGTCACATTTCAATTTGAAGGCTTTCATTTCAACGTGCATTTTCATCACCTCGGTTACAGTAACTACCATTATCATTAAACAGGATGGGAAATTAACAGCTACAATGACAAATGGAGCATCTGCTTAGTATTACAGTACAAtttcaatatgaaaataatCAGTAATGCAAAATAGCACATAGAAATTATAAAAttgtggaaattaatttatagtTTAGCAGCTCAGCATTGTGAGACTAATTAGTAATATCTGTGGGAAGACCAGCTAAGTTTTACACAACAGTGAACCATACTTGTACGTCTTATGATCAGGCAGTTTCTTTAGGCAGATGAGAGAAGCCAAATCTCTCCATGTTGTTATGATCAGAGAGAATCGGAGGAATGAAATCGTCTTGCATCTAGTCAGCAAAAGCCTATGGGCTCAAAAAATGGttagttttgtttctctgaGGCATGACAGAATataaaaagcaacagctttgaAACTACTGTAGCAAATGTAAACAGCAGGCATCTGTAAttgtttttaagacaaattaGTGTTTGGTGTTTAATCACAGTGCGTCTCTCTTTGTGGAATTCAGTTATGTGATCAAAGGGGTCATATAGTTGCATGgtaactgaaatattaaaattctgACAATGTTAATTTAGTGTCAGCCTGGTATTTATTAAtcagattatttcatttttctacagGGATACTGTAATTGGTACCCTTTTAAACAATGTTGGAATAATCTTTAAATTCCATTGTCTGAAGTTATGGAAAGTTTATCCTGctatgtttttttcaaaaaacaatATTCCGTGTATTGAAGTGGTCAAAGAGAAGTCTCTTTGCTATATATATTGTACACACTCACAAACACTTGATTAGTTCTGACCTGGAAGAAAACATTAGCGTGCTGTGGACAAAGAATGAGATTCTGATACTAGTTACGTGAGTATAGgttttgagttaaaaaaatcttacaatTACATAACTTCAGTCCATCATTCTACTAGCTTTCAGATGGAGGGAGGAGGCAATACTAAGGTGAACGTATGGAAAACCATGGGCTTTCTAACACTTTTGATTCCAGTTTCTACTGCATGATGGAtcagaagaaaatcagcaaTCTAAACAAAAGGGCACATCatagtttgggatttttccctgtttgaaataaaaaaaaaaaaaagagaagtgggGGGGAAAAGAGGCACGTTATAATCCCCATTGAATTTCCCATACCTTT
Coding sequences:
- the FAM81A gene encoding protein FAM81A isoform X2, encoding MQNKGGGDRLARQLLEEHIRNITAIVRQLNRDIEMLQEQIRVRDNLSYGTNSTLKSLEMRQLSGLGDLRGRVARCDAGLARLSAEHKITYERLQSLTKDQHTSKLILESKIKEAEIQISHLLSRVEQSIMQQEAKLKIAYKESNQQLHLLDMKLKNAIEELSSQILSARSWLEQEHERIEKELVQKIDQLSLTFKENTEMSERAIEMKFNQMAEKIDKIEEIQKIAMEAHEAKQTEEKINIRIGKLQNEINEDIKEMKAEVNAGFAAIYESIGSLRQVLEAKMKLDRDELQKQIHQMKQEVPTWGEAGP
- the FAM81A gene encoding protein FAM81A isoform X1 encodes the protein MAQRSPIFPTLAPSERRVRNIPLHSQALTAVPLASASLVDQLEDRILSHEKTTAALVEHAFRIKEDIVSTLHRMQNKGGGDRLARQLLEEHIRNITAIVRQLNRDIEMLQEQIRVRDNLSYGTNSTLKSLEMRQLSGLGDLRGRVARCDAGLARLSAEHKITYERLQSLTKDQHTSKLILESKIKEAEIQISHLLSRVEQSIMQQEAKLKIAYKESNQQLHLLDMKLKNAIEELSSQILSARSWLEQEHERIEKELVQKIDQLSLTFKENTEMSERAIEMKFNQMAEKIDKIEEIQKIAMEAHEAKQTEEKINIRIGKLQNEINEDIKEMKAEVNAGFAAIYESIGSLRQVLEAKMKLDRDELQKQIHQMKQEVPTWGEAGP